From the Prunus dulcis chromosome 4, ALMONDv2, whole genome shotgun sequence genome, one window contains:
- the LOC117624089 gene encoding protein ASYMMETRIC LEAVES 2-like codes for MSSNTHSPCAACKFLRRKCTQECVFAPYFPPDQPQKFANVHRVYGASNVAKILNELNAAHREDAVTSLAYEAEARLRDPVYGCVGFISILQGKLKQIQTDLYNAKKDLSAYIGPQALMIPVFHPSQQTDVNASVPMLGISNCPPPQHGCGGGQLMQQQQQLFEAHQQELVRYNVNGMDAAAANSVTGNGFNQMHAAAGTNGVVSAGSLGLGGGFDNNPYNHQIQSQQAAAAAHHQHSLDYQLQAQLMLQPHQAQQSQLKSEGEES; via the coding sequence atgtcatcaaACACTCACTCACCTTGTGCTGCGTGCAAGTTTCTACGGCGAAAATGCACGCAAGAATGCGTGTTCGCGCCCTATTTCCCACCCGACCAGCCTCAGAAATTCGCAAACGTCCACCGGGTTTATGGCGCGAGCAACGTCGCCAAGATCCTGAATGAACTCAACGCAGCCCACCGAGAAGACGCGGTGACTTCACTGGCCTATGAGGCAGAGGCCCGCCTCAGGGACCCAGTGTACGGCTGTGTGGGTTTCATCTCAATTCTCCAGGGCAAGCTCAAGCAAATCCAGACTGACCTCTACAATGCCAAGAAGGACTTATCTGCCTACATTGGCCCTCAGGCATTGATGATACCAGTTTTTCACCCTTCCCAACAAACAGACGTAAATGCGTCTGTGCCCATGTTGGGGATTTCCAATTGTCCTCCGCCCCAACATGGTTGCGGCGGAGGACAGCTGatgcaacaacaacaacaattgtTCGAGGCTCATCAGCAAGAGCTTGTGAGGTATAATGTGAATGGGATGGATGCGGCGGCAGCGAATTCAGTTACTGGAAATGGGTTTAATCAGATGCATGCAGCTGCTGGTACTAATGGTGTGGTTTCAGCTGGTTCTTTGGGTTTGGGTGGCGGCTTTGACAATAACCCTTATAACCACCAGATTCAATCACAGCAAGCAGCTGCTGCTGCACATCATCAGCATTCTCTTGACTATCAGCTTCAAGCTCAACTCATGCTCCAGCCACACCAGGCCCAGCAATCACAGCTGAAATCGGAAGGGGAGGAGAGTTGA